The window GAATAATTATTGTTTTTGCGTGCATCGTCATATTTGTCCTAGAACTGTTGGATCCTGCGAGACCTGGAACAGTAGTAGAGAACTTCATGACAGCAGTTGCGTTGGCGGTGTCAGCGGTTCCAGAAGGTCTTCCAGCAGTAGTAACAATATCACTAGCTTTAGGAGCTCGTGAGCTAGCGAAACGAAATGCGATAATTAGACGACTTGCTTCTGCAGAAACTTTAGGCGCTACTACTGTGATTTGCTCCGATAAAACCGGCACACTAACGAAAGGTGAAATGACTGTCCGCAAAATTTTCACAAACAGCAAAATGATTGAAGTCACAGGCGTGGGCTATGTGGCAAAGGGGCAATTTCTGCTGGATAGCAAGCCATTAGACCCAAAGGAAGATACAAATCTAAATTTGCTTCTTGGCGCTGGCACAGTTTGCACCAACGCTTCGTATGATGGCGAGAAAGTAATCGGCGACACAACAGAAGGAGCTTTGATCGTTGCAGCGACAAAAGCGGGAATGACAAAGATAGAATTAGAGAAGAAATATCCTCGGGTTCACGAAATACCCTTTACTTCAGAAAGGAAACGAATGACAACCGTTCACGAAATGTCTGAAGAAAAGTTGTTAGTTTTCATGAAAGGCGCCCCCGAAGTCATTCTAGATCGCTGCACAAAAATCTTCATAAACGGAGAACCAAAAAAAATAACCAAAAAAGAAAATCAAAAGATTTTGAAAACAAACGAGCAAATGGCAACTGACGCGCTCCGTGTGCTCGGAGTGGCTTTCAAAGAATTAGTCGACATTAGACTTGAAGACTTCCGCGAACTGAGCAAAACAGAAGATATAAACAAGCATGTAGAAAGCGACTTGGTGTTTGTAGGCTTAGTGGGGATGATTGACCCTCCAAGGGAAGAAGCTAAAGAAGCTAATAAGTTGTGTCAACAAGCAGGCATCAAGACCATTATGATAACTGGCGACCACAAACTTACTGCTGTTGCAGTGGCCAAAGAAATAGGAATAATCAAGGGTAACTCTGCGGACATGGCTTTAACAGGTGCAGAACTTGATACTATGAGTGATGAAGAGTTTGAAAAGATTGTTAAGGACATAAGGGTCTATGCAAGAGTTTCCCCTGAACATAAGCTTCGAATTGTGAAGGCCTTAAAGAAGAAAGGGGAAATCGTTGCCATGACTGGAGATGGCGTTAATGATGCTCCAGCGTTGAAGCAGGCAGACATAGGGATTGCTATGGGCATTACAGGCACGGATGTAACGAAAGAGGCAGCGGACATGGTGCTTGCGGATGATAACTTCGCCACAATTGTTACTGCCGTAGAAGGCGGACGCACAATTTATGACAACATAAGGAAGTTCTCTTTCTTTCTACTGCGATGCAACTTTGACGAGTTGGCACTAATCGGAGCTTTTGCATTACTAGGCCTCGAACTTCCTCTAACCGCAGGTATGATTCTATGGCTAAACCTAGTTACTGATGGAGGGCCAGCCCTTGCATTAACAATGGATCCTCCAGAGAAAGATGTGATGCAAAGACCTCCACGAAATCCGAAAGAAGGAGTGTTACATGGAAGAATGGCCTCGATAATTACAACTTTTACACTGCAATTCCTCTTAACTGGAGGTCTATTCTACTGGCAGTACTATCTGCTTCCCGGACCTTTGACAGAGCTGAAGTTGGCACAGGCTAGAACTATGGCTTTTACAAGAGCGACGCTGCAGGAATTATTCGTCGTATGGAATTGCCGATCTGAGAAACACAACGCTTTCAAAGTAGGATTCCTTTCAAACAAATTCTTGCTAATTGCTGTTATAGGCTCAGCAATCGCGACAATTCTTGTACCATTCATTGGACTGTTTGGAACAGTAGTGATGGACGACCCGCTTGAATGGACTCTTGTCATAGTGACTGCTATGTCTGGTTTTCTAATACTTCCAGAGGTTTTCTATAACAGAAAAATATTGAAGTGGAGATAAACTGCACAGAAGATCTCCAAACAGAAGAAAGTTGCATGTTA of the Candidatus Bathyarchaeota archaeon genome contains:
- a CDS encoding cation-translocating P-type ATPase, producing the protein MSEAWHSKSIETVLEELHADSLGLKEEEVKQRLEKYGLNELKERKRTSALQIFLNQFKDIFVVMLLIATAISFAVGETTDAATIATIVVLNSVVGFVQEYRSEKAMEAMRKLTAPKARLMRNGKEVLVSAKEVVPGDIVLLESGDRVPADCRLIEVVELRTDEAVLTGESTQVGKRTETVDANALVADRRNMIFTATFVTYGRGKAVVTSTGMETEFGKIAEMVQSVEVEETPLKLKLESFAKKLGIIIVFACIVIFVLELLDPARPGTVVENFMTAVALAVSAVPEGLPAVVTISLALGARELAKRNAIIRRLASAETLGATTVICSDKTGTLTKGEMTVRKIFTNSKMIEVTGVGYVAKGQFLLDSKPLDPKEDTNLNLLLGAGTVCTNASYDGEKVIGDTTEGALIVAATKAGMTKIELEKKYPRVHEIPFTSERKRMTTVHEMSEEKLLVFMKGAPEVILDRCTKIFINGEPKKITKKENQKILKTNEQMATDALRVLGVAFKELVDIRLEDFRELSKTEDINKHVESDLVFVGLVGMIDPPREEAKEANKLCQQAGIKTIMITGDHKLTAVAVAKEIGIIKGNSADMALTGAELDTMSDEEFEKIVKDIRVYARVSPEHKLRIVKALKKKGEIVAMTGDGVNDAPALKQADIGIAMGITGTDVTKEAADMVLADDNFATIVTAVEGGRTIYDNIRKFSFFLLRCNFDELALIGAFALLGLELPLTAGMILWLNLVTDGGPALALTMDPPEKDVMQRPPRNPKEGVLHGRMASIITTFTLQFLLTGGLFYWQYYLLPGPLTELKLAQARTMAFTRATLQELFVVWNCRSEKHNAFKVGFLSNKFLLIAVIGSAIATILVPFIGLFGTVVMDDPLEWTLVIVTAMSGFLILPEVFYNRKILKWR